One Saccharomyces kudriavzevii IFO 1802 strain IFO1802 genome assembly, chromosome: 4 genomic region harbors:
- the PAA1 gene encoding polyamine acetyltransferase (similar to Saccharomyces cerevisiae PAA1 (YDR071C); ancestral locus Anc_8.190), which yields MVSSTSTLPLHMYIRPLIIEDLEQILNLESQGFPPNERASEEIISFRLINCPELCSGLFIRDIEGKEVKRETLIGHIMGTKIPQEYITIESMGKLQVESSNHIGIHSVVIKPEYQKKNLATLLLTDYIQKLSNQEIGNKIVLIAHEPLIPFYERVGFKIIAENTNVAKDKQFGEQKWIDMERELIKEEYDN from the coding sequence ATGGTCTCTTCAACGAGTACGCTACCGCTTCATATGTACATTAGACCTTTAATCATTGAGGATTTGGAACAGATCTTGAATTTAGAAAGTCAAGGTTTCCCTCCAAATGAAAGAGCTTCGGAGGAAATCATCAGTTTCCGTTTGATTAATTGTCCAGAATTATGTTCTGGTCTTTTTATCAGGGACATTGAGGGCAAAGAAGTTAAAAGGGAGACGCTAATCGGCCATATTATGGGCACCAAGATACCCCAGGAATACATTACCATCGAAAGCATGGGAAAATTGCAAGTGGAATCCAGTAATCATATCGGCATTCACTCCGTGGTAATCAAACCCgaatatcaaaagaaaaatctagCCACTCTATTATTAACCGACtacattcaaaaattgagTAACCAAGAAATCGGCAATAAAATTGTATTGATTGCTCATGAGCCATTGATTCCATTTTACGAAAGAGTTGGGTTCAAAATCATTGCTGAAAACACCAACGTTGCCAAGGATAAACAGTTTGGCGAACAGAAATGGATTGACATGGAAAGAGAATTAATTAAGGAAGAATATGACAATTAG
- the IPT1 gene encoding inositolphosphotransferase (similar to Saccharomyces cerevisiae IPT1 (YDR072C); ancestral locus Anc_8.193) — protein MNVVFSFARFAKNMYNAGLNQRNPITLPFNFLLNFSPVFIWLSIFKHAGLIPTGIRPNIHSKFAFFADQFLFGDYWHELAVQFPNNTSKLFFWSFVSSTAFLLAFLVCLPLAIWYYIYYVKHVNYNPLEWFANIFHYPRSHKQRPIHKRLRTIFIPFALPVFTFVMLNIDHFFAYQSDANFTKTKDLLAWFSYVILHLTAPILTAVYLYVFQPPGTLKCFGFALGLQNIAGVFTHLLIPMASPWFTHLYGINDTEHVNYTQEGFAAGLIRVDSHLGTHLNTKGFHMSPIVFGAVPSLHSAIAFQCFLFLISRSTSLKHRFSNVGNLSLNNNDSSTFKLNEEDSEDDADNNNTVSMVGPNDLEMEPLSAIVSADALDERSPSPSSSLTVSSNERNTSNDGSSVINHNANKKPLQFVHLYHEDTQFTNKWIFKVINEGLVPKFWAVFYITLQWWATMYLDHHYRFDLFVGVLYAMTSFIIINWFVLQPKVLKTWIHIRLGDQVDTRNEARTFGMRVFCGSKMEWFFDPLA, from the coding sequence ATGAATGTCGTATTCTCCTTCGCGAGATTCGCCAAGAACATGTATAATGCAGGTTTGAATCAACGGAATCCCATAACCCTGCCGTTCAACTTCTTGCTCAATTTCTCGCCGGTTTTCATTTGGCTGTCCATCTTCAAGCATGCTGGCCTGATACCCACTGGGATCAGACCCAACATTCACAGCAAATTCGCCTTTTTTGCAGAccaattcctttttggCGACTACTGGCATGAACTGGCCGTCCAATTCCCCAACAATACTTCCaaactctttttttggtcGTTTGTATCATCTACTGCATTTCTTCTAGCATTCTTGGTCTGCCTCCCCCTTGCCATTTGGTACTACATCTACTACGTTAAGCACGTCAACTACAACCCATTAGAATGGTTCGCGAACATTTTCCACTACCCTCGCAGTCACAAGCAACGTCCGATCCATAAGAGGTTACGGACGATTTTCATACCGTTTGCCCTGCCCGTCTTTACGTTTGTGATGCTCAACATCGATCATTTCTTCGCGTATCAATCAGACGCCAATTTCACGAAGACCAAGGACCTGCTGGCCTGGTTCTCGTATGTCATCCTACACTTGACGGCCCCTATCTTGACCGCTGTGTACTTATACGTCTTCCAGCCACCGGGGACCTTGAAATGCTTCGGGTTTGCCCTGGGTTTGCAGAATATAGCAGGCGTCTTTACCCATCTCCTAATCCCGATGGCCTCACCGTGGTTTACTCATTTATACGGCATCAATGACACGGAACATGTCAATTACACCCAGGAGGGCTTTGCTGCCGGTTTGATAAGAGTGGATAGTCATCTGGGCACACACTTAAACACGAAGGGGTTCCATATGTCTCCTATTGTGTTTGGTGCTGTTCCCTCGTTGCACTCCGCCATCGCATTCCAGTGTTTCCTGTTCTTGATCTCCCGGTCGACCAGTTTGAAACACAGGTTTTCCAACGTAGGAAATCTTTCCCTCAACAATAACGACTCTTCTACTTTCAAGTTGAACGAGGAAGACAGCGAAGACGATGCtgataataacaacacCGTATCAATGGTTGGCCCCAATGACTTGGAGATGGAACCATTGAGTGCCATAGTGTCTGCAGATGCCTTGGATGAGCGGTCCCCCTCTCCCTCATCCTCATTAACTGTATCCAGCAATGAAAGGAACACGAGCAATGATGGCAGCAGCGTCATTAATCACAACGCCAATAAGAAACCTCTCCAGTTTGTCCATTTATACCACGAAGATACGCAGTTCACAAATAAATGGATATTTAAAGTAATTAACGAAGGGTTGGTACCTAAATTCTGGGCGGTCTTTTATATAACACTACAATGGTGGGCCACCATGTACCTGGATCACCATTATAGGTTCGACCTGTTTGTTGGCGTTTTATACGCAATGACAagcttcatcatcataaaCTGGTTTGTTTTACAACCAAAAGTATTAAAAACTTGGATTCACATAAGGTTAGGCGACCAAGTGGACACAAGAAACGAAGCTCGTACTTTCGGCATGAGAGTTTTTTGTGGCTCCAAGATGGAATGGTTCTTCGACCCATTAGCATAA
- the SNF11 gene encoding Snf11p (similar to Saccharomyces cerevisiae SNF11 (YDR073W); ancestral locus Anc_8.194), which translates to MSSDIAYSNVNTTVGNENPNPNPSVSVSASADASAGANANTELNLPTVDEQRQYKVQLLLHINSILLARVIQMNNSLQNNLQNNVNNSNNDNIIRIQQLISQFLKRVHANLQCISQINQGVPSAKPIILTAPQLAHQQQPPQDILAKLYLLLTRVFEIW; encoded by the coding sequence aTGAGCAGCGACATCGCCTACTCGAATGTAAACACTACCGTTGGTAATGAGAATCCCAATCCCAATCCCAGCGTCAGCGTCAGCGCCAGCGCAGATGCAAGCGCAGGCGCAAACGCAAATACAGAGCTGAACCTCCCCACGGTGGACGAACAAAGACAATATAAAGTACAACTGCTACTGCACATCAATAGCATACTCCTTGCGAGAGTCATTCAGATGAATAACAGCTTGCAGAACAACCTACAGAATAACGTAAATAATAGCAACAACGACAACATCATCAGGATACAGCAGCTTATATCTCAGTTCCTCAAAAGAGTCCATGCGAATCTCCAATGCATATCTCAGATAAACCAAGGCGTCCCCTCAGCGAAACCGATAATCCTCACCGCTCCTCAATTGGCCCATCAGCAACAGCCTCCGCAGGATATTCTCGCTAAACTCTATCTCCTTTTAACAAGAGTGTTCGAGATATGGTAG
- the TPS2 gene encoding trehalose-phosphatase TPS2 (similar to Saccharomyces cerevisiae TPS2 (YDR074W); ancestral locus Anc_8.195) — translation MTSTTQDNSPKGKQRIINCVTQLPYKIQLGDSNDDWKISATTGNSALYSSLEYLQLDSTGYEQHVVGWTGEITRTERNLFTREAKEKTQDLDDDPLYLTKEQINGLTTTLQDHMKLDREAKTDTAQAPAAANNVHPVWLLRKNQSRWRNYAEKVIWPTFHYILNPSNEGEQEKNWWYDYVKFNEAYAQKIGEVYKKGDIIWIHDYYLLLLPQLLRMKFNDESIIIGYFHHAPWPSNEYFRCLPRRKQILDGLVGANRICFQNESFSRHFVSSCKRLLDATAKKSKNSFDSDQYQVSVYGGDVLVDSLPIGVNTTQILRDAFTKDIDSKVLSIKQAYQNKKIIVGRDRLDSVRGVVQKLRAFETFLAMYPEWRDQVVLIQVSSPTANRNSPQTIRLEQQVNELVNSINSEYGNLNFSPVQHYYMRIPKDVYLSLLRVADLCLITSVRDGMNTTALEYVTVKSHMSNFLCYGNPLILSEFSGSSNVLKDAIVVNPWDSVAVAKSINMALKLDKEEKTNLESKLWKEVPTIQDWTNKFLTSIKEQATSDDDVERKMTPALNRPVLLENYKQAKRRLFLFDYDGTLTPIVKDPAAAIPSARLYTILQKLCADPHNQIWIISGRDQKFLSQWLGGKLPQLGLSAEHGCFMKDVSCEDWVNLTEKVDMSWQVRVNEVMEEFTTRTPGSFIERKKVALTWHYRRTVPELGEFHAKELKEKLLSFTDDFDLEVMDGKANIEVRPRFVNKGEIVKRLVWHQHGKPQDMLKGISEKLPKDQMPDFVLCLGDDFTDEDMFRQLNTIESCWKEKYPDEKNQWGNYGFYPVTVGSASKKTVAKAHLTDPQQVLETLGLLVGDVSLFQSAGTVDLDSRGHVKNSESSLKSKLASKAYVMKRSASYTGAKA, via the coding sequence ATGACTAGCACCACCCAAGACAATTCTCCTAAAGGGAAACAGCGCATCATCAATTGTGTTACTCAGTTGCCGTACAAGATCCAACTCGGCGACAGCAACGATGACTGGAAAATATCCGCCACCACAGGCAATAGCGCGTTATATTCTTCTCTAGAGTACCTACAGCTTGACTCTACCGGGTACGAGCAGCACGTTGTCGGCTGGACCGGTGAGATAACAAGAACCGAACGCAACCTGTTTACTAGGGAGGCCAAGGAAAAAACACAGGACCTGGACGACGATCCGTTATACCTGACGAAGGAGCAGATCAATGGGCTGACCACTACTCTGCAAGACCACATGAAGTTGGATAGAGAGGCCAAGACCGACACCGCACAAGCCCCTGCTGCTGCCAATAACGTTCATCCAGTTTGgcttttgagaaaaaatcagagCAGATGGAGGAACTACGCGGAAAAAGTCATCTGGCCCACTTTTCACTATATCTTGAATCCTTCTAACGAAGGCGAGCAGGAAAAGAACTGGTGGTACGACTACGTCAAGTTCAACGAAGCGTACGCTCAAAAAATCGGGGAGGTTTACAAGAAGGGGGACATCATCTGGATTCATGACTACTACCTACTGTTGTTGCCTCAACTACTGAGGATGAAATTCAACGATGAGTCCATCATCATTGGTTACTTCCACCACGCCCCATGGCCCAGTAACGAATATTTCCGTTGTCTGCCCCGTAGGAAGCAAATTTTGGACGGTCTTGTTGGGGCAAATCGAATCTGCTTCCAAAACGAGTCATTCTCCCGTCATTTTGTATCGAGTTGTAAAAGATTGCTGGATGCAACCGCCAAGAAATCCAAAAACTCTTTTGATAGCGACCAATACCAAGTCTCTGTCTACGGTGGCGATGTACTGGTCGATTCTTTGCCGATCGGTGTTAACACCACACAAATCTTAAGAGACGCCTTCACGAAGGATATCGATTCTAAAGTGCTTTCTATAAAGCAAGCttatcaaaataaaaagatcATCGTGGGCAGGGATCGTTTGGACTCCGTCAGAGGCGTTGTACAAAAATTGAGAGCGTTTGAGACTTTCTTGGCCATGTATCCGGAATGGCGAGACCAGGTAGTTCTGATCCAGGTTAGTAGTCCCACTGCTAACAGGAACTCCCCACAAACTATCAGATTGGAGCAGCAGGTCAATGAACTGGTTAACTCCATCAATTCTGAATACGGTAACTTGAATTTCTCCCCTGTTCAGCACTACTACATGAGAATCCCCAAGGACGTTTATTTGTCTCTCCTCAGAGTTGCAGATTTATGTTTGATCACAAGTGTCAGAGACGGTATGAATACCACTGCTTTGGAGTACGTTACCGTCAAATCACACATGTCGAACTTCCTATGCTACGGTAACCCGTTGATCCTGAGCGAGTTCTCTGGTTCCAGTAACGTGTTGAAAGACGCCATCGTGGTAAATCCATGGGATTCAGTCGCTGTGGCTAAATCTATCAACATGGCTTTGAAGTTGGACAAGGAGGAAAAAACGAACTTGGAATCAAAACTATGGAAGGAAGTGCCCACCATTCAAGATTGGAccaacaaatttttgacCTCAATAAAGGAGCAGGCCACGTCTGATGACGACGTTGAGAGGAAAATGACTCCAGCTCTTAATAGACCAGTTCTTCTAGAAAACTACAAACAAGCTAAGCGTAGATTATTCCTTTTCGATTATGATGGTACTTTAACTCCAATCGTCAAAGATCCAGCTGCGGCTATTCCTTCGGCGAGACTTTAtacaattttacaaaaattgtGTGCTGATCCTCATAACCAAATCTGGATTATTTCTGGTCGTGACCAGAAGTTTTTGAGTCAATGGTTGGGTGGTAAATTACCTCAACTTGGTTTAAGTGCCGAACACGGTTGTTTCATGAAAGATGTTTCTTGTGAAGACTGGGTAAACTTGACCGAAAAGGTTGATATGTCTTGGCAAGTACGCGTCAATGAAGTGATGGAAGAATTCACCACAAGAACCCCAGGTTCCTTCATCGAAAGGAAGAAAGTCGCTCTTACATGGCATTATAGACGTACTGTACCAGAATTAGGCGAGTTCCATGCcaaagaattgaaggagAAATTACTATCGTTCACCGATGATTTCGATTTGGAGGTTATGGACGGTAAAGCCAACATTGAAGTTCGTCCAAGATTCGTCAATAAGGGTGAAATTGTCAAAAGATTAGTCTGGCATCAACATGGTAAACCACAGGACATGCTAAAGGGAAtcagtgaaaaattacCTAAGGATCAAATGCCCGATTTTGTATTATGTTTGGGTGATGACTTCACCGACGAAGACATGTTTAGGCAGTTGAATACCATCGAATCCtgttggaaagaaaagtacCCAGACGAGAAAAACCAATGGGGCAATTATGGGTTTTATCCTGTCACCGTGGGATCCGCATCCAAGAAAACTGTCGCTAAGGCTCATTTGACCGATCCTCAACAGGTCTTGGAAACCTTAGGTTTACTTGTTGGTGATGTTTCCCTTTTCCAAAGTGCAGGTACGGTCGACTTGGATTCAAGAGGTCATGTCAAGAATAGTGAAAGCagtttgaaatcaaaactGGCATCCAAAGCCTACGTTATGAAAAGGTCTGCTTCTTATACAGGTGCAAAGGCTTAG